The genomic stretch CAGCTTCCCAGAGATACTTACTTCTTCAGGAATTGCAGGACTAGACTCTTCAGCTCATCAGATCCAAAGTAGCTTCCCTGGAATCAACGGCACTTGAGACTATGCAGTAGATAAAGGCTCCCTGCAACACCCCAAATGTTGTTTGATCCTTTTCCTCACCTTGCAGAGCTTTACTATGTAGGGAGTGTCAACGTCAACGGTCACTGGTGACGGTAACTCCTGGCCAtcctggagaagggaagaggaagtcaGGAGTGGAGACCAGGGGAGTGGCCCTGGATGATCCGGGAAAATGATGGGCCCAGGAGGGTGAGGGTCAGAGGTCAGGTGTGAAAGGGCCCTGGAAATTCCATGGGAAAGCTTACAGTGGATGTCTTCATCATGAGGTCCTGGAAGTCTCTAGTGTTATATTCaacttgtgtgtgtgcgtgtgtgtatttatgGGTATTTTTCCAGCAAGTATATCCATGTCATTTTCAGGAGACCATGTCCCCCAAAATGGTTAAGGTTCTGATGCTAATATGTGATCTAGGCAAGACCCAAAGGGCTTGAGGGCAGGTGCAGAGGCCACCGACATTCGAAAGGGACAATGATTTTCGTAGGCACTTACCAGGCGTAACAACTTCGGGAAACATTCTCTGATGGCCCTgtccaaaaccaaaaatagagaacAGGTGGTTGATAGTTCAAGGTTGCAATGCTTCCTTTGAGTTAAAACAGTAATACCATAAACAGAGATCAGTGTGTTCTGGCCAATCCAGCAGCACCCTTTGCCCATCTCTGCTCCTGATTTTAAGGGTTTTCGGTCCACTTGCCTGTTGAGCACTGAGCATCTGTCATCTTACTGTCTGAAAGGCACTGTCTCCTCATCTCTCTCAGTACCTTCACTTTAatattccttccctccctcccttcctctccttcgcCTAGGTAGCTCCCACCCAGACTACTCGGACTCCCTTTTTTAGTGCCACAGGGACCAGCATTTCAAACCCATGCTGCAGGGCTTCTTCTCCTCCGTCCCGTCCTCCAGGGCCCCTCTGAAggctgtggggagaagaggggatggagtgggagccCGGGGCTCTGGTACCTCACTGGGGGTCCAGCACTCTGGCAAGACCCCGACACCCCCCAGGGATGGCCCAGGATGCTGGGCcagtgaggtgagtgaggtggggctcaaggagggagatggaggggaTGAAGACAGAAAGGGAGTGAAGGTAGGAAGGGAGAGATGAGAGAGACATAGGGGCACAGAGacaggggagagagaggcaacaaagggaagggaaagaagctcTCCCGTGGTTGGGgtcagggaagaagagagaagaaaggggaaacGGCACACTTGTTGCGGCTCTTCACCTGCTCCAGAATCGCCCAAACACACcaggtgggaatggaaaatatgCACATGTTGGGCTGGGGGCCCACTGGATGCTGGCTGAAACTTTGTCACCTGTGTGAGCTCAGCCAGACTTGGGCATGGGAAACCGAGCAGCCATGGGGTCACATCTTCCCCAGAAGGAGGAAAGGGTCAGGTCCCAGCTCAGTATGGGGCTGAGGATCCGTGGCCCCCTCTGAAGATCACCGTATTCTCTCCCGATGACCCCTGCACCTCTCTGAGTTGGTTCTTTATCTGAGGAATCATACCTGTCTCAGGCTGCCCAGGGCTCCTGTGAAGGCCCAGGCGGGATGATGTGACATGTGCAGGGAGGGATGGGAAGTGCCCCTGAGAGGCCTGTCCTTCTGTCTCCTCTaccacctctgccctctgccttccACCCCTGCCTCAGGAAGCCCTCTGAATATATCTCGGCGCGGAGAGCTGGAAACAGACCCCAGAGCGCCTGCAGAGGTGAGCAGGTCAGGGGAAGAAAACTCCTCACTTGTGATAGGAACAGAGAGAGCAGAAGGTGGGGCCTGTGATCCTCCCAGAAGACCAGGGCTGCCACCTTTGGCAAAGGGGCACTGTCACAGATAGTCTAGGCTCCCATGGGTGAAGGTCACCAAGAAGGGTGGCAGGGTGTTCACACTGACCTTACATAGGTGGATTGGTCTGGGAAGGTGTCACACAACGGGTTCCCTTGCAGCCACAGCTCTTCAAGCTTCAGCCCTCGCATCTTGCTCAACTCCTGCATTGACGTCAGCTGAGAAATATGGGGCGGAAGTGGGAAAAGGAATCCCAGGGAAAGAGGGACATCCGGATCCCTGCACCCccagacccctccctcccacacaggTACCTTCACCTGCCTCCTGTCATCACTCTGATGGCCACTAACATGCCCCCCCCCACTCTCAACCCAACTTTGACCTGGCTCCCTCTTCTCACCTCATTTTTGGAGAGGTTCAGGATCTTGACCGTGGGGGCCATCTGTATAATATCAGACAGGCCATCCAGCTGGTACAGTTTGTTGCTGCTCAAGTTCAAGGACAACAGCTTTGGGGCAAGAAGAGGTAGAGTGAAGGTTACTATCTAGGACCTTGGAGACAAATCTGCCCTCCTCCCCATCTCTTCCACCCCCTACCCTAATACCAGCACTGGGCCTACAGCCTCACCTCAGGGAAATACTTTTCGATGACCTGCAGGGTGGCAGTCATGCAGCTTCTTCGATTCAGAATTATATCAATATCATAGCCCACCAAGTCttcaggaaggagaggggaggtaATCAGATGGTTGAGTGGGGTGTGAGGCCagcaccagcccctccccacgtTACCATCCCTAAGTCTCCCTCCAGGAAGACCCCTCTGCCCTCGCATGCCCTAGAATTACTGTTGTCAGCCGTACCTGGGTCAACGTAGAGCCTCTGCAGGTCAAGAGCTAGCTTGGAGACATCAAATCGTTTGATCAAAGTCAGCTGCAGAgtgagagatggagagagccGCTCTGAGGCTGTGGTGGTGGCCGGGAAATCGGGGGCGAGGGGGACGGGggtctggaggaaggagaggtgggtCTGAGCACTGGCACACAACATGCCTTGCATCTGCATTACCTTTAGCTGCTCCATTTCTTCTGGCTTCAACTTATACCGCACAGAGTAGGGAACAGCGGAGGGCCTGACAAAGACAGGTATCTACAGCAAGAAGAGGTGGGGTAAGCACCAGGAACTCTAGTTCCAAAGAAGAAAACCAGCCCCTGGCCTGTACTCCTTCCTCAGGATGAGGTACACGTAACGCCCTCGACACACACCTCTTGGCTCTCCTCGTCACGAATCTTGTAGCTGACATCCATCAATGCAGAGGCAGTGCTAGCTTCCTGGACAAAGAATCGAGCCTCATTTTTCACAAAGTGGAACTACAGGGATTGAAAGCAACAGCAATAGTTTCAGAAGCCAGCAGACCCTGCTGAACCaggtctctctctcccccttccctgtgcCCACGCGTCTGGCTTCGGCATCCTGTCTTACGTCCACTGGAGTGAAGGGGACACTGCATTGTCTCTGGATTGAGCTCATTAGCCATGTCCTGTCATACTTTATCCCATGAGGAATCTAAGGATGAAAAGAAGCGATGGGAGAGAGGACAGACAACAGGGAATTTAGGCTGGAGGACGAaccttttcctgttcttttccgGCCTTCTACTGAGCTTGAAAGGGCTTGTAAAGAAGGGACCACTGGCATGATTTCTTATGGGTGTGCATAATACGGATTTCCTAAATACTCTTTCTCTCCAGTCAAACTCTCTTCCACATAATCAAGGTGTCAGTGATGatcttccttttataaatttCCAGGAGATCCTACCCGGTGCAGACACTGCTTGCCCCTCAGACAAGGTCTCCAGAGGCTCGGCCCTCCATCTCCCACACTCAGCTTGCCAAGCTGAGACCTCCAATGTggagttgctccatatccttggcAGTAGTTTCCACCTTTGCTTTGAGACAGGCTCCTCCGTTCTCCTCACGGTCAGCCTGTTCCCTTTACATTGCTTCTCTGAATCTGCCCTTAGATGAACAAGACTGTTAACTGCTGCTAGTAAAAGGGACAGATTACAAACTGTCCCCAGTGAAATAACCCAGCATCTCTACATGAGACCAACACAACTCCCCCGGGGCTTTTCTCTCTTGCACATTCCATACATTTTTCAGGATACTCACTGTGACCCTGAACCAGCTCCCTGGGGTTCCATCTTGTGTGCTCTCCCCCATTTTTCTCTCCAGAGGTTTTGTCTTTCTCCACACAGTAGTATGCATGCGGCCTTCACTGTGCCATCTCACTCCTCTTTTGTTGCCTTGGATGGTACAGGGAGAGCTGCAGgggggatgtggagagaaggcGGGTGAGTGGCCATAAGTGCTAAGAAAGTCTTCTGTACACCCTCGTGTCTTTGACACCAGCACTACAATTAGGATTGCTCAACCATTATTTCACTTCTAGCATGCCTCAGATTTGcagtgagagaagaaaaacaagtcGACGGAGCGAGAGAGAGGTGCATAGTCCCAGGGGCTGCTGTGCACAAACCCTGCTGCCTGGTCACTTACTGTCTTACTTCGGGGTCCTCCTGGACATCCTTCTTCACGACCTTTCCATCATCTTCCTTGAGCTGTGAGGGCTGAGGCTCACATCTATCGTGTTCATAATGGGGGCTCCTCTCGCCAGAATTACCTGGGAAAGAACTCcaacctttctttcttccttgagcTGGTCTACCACCATCACTGTATTctgaaaagaggaacaaaaatacaAGTTTGCAGACACATCTGTGGTCCACTTACCACGTACCATGTCTTAGGCTAACAGCATGGTAGGGCAGGCAAAGTGCCAACCTGGCCTAAGGGACCAGTCCCACAAGCCTCAGAAAGGACACTCTTCTGCCTGTCCAGAGAGGACAGCCTTATCCGACAGATGGCACTATCAGGGGAAGAATCGAGGAGGAGCAGGATGAGGAAGAGGACGACAAGGAGGacaaagagggaggagaaggaggagaggacaACTGCattgaaacttttaaaacagtGGAACAGGACTGATAAAGAACCGAGGTGTATGCGTCCATGGGTTAGACTGGACACCAGTCATATATATACCAGGAAGGCACCCGAATCTTGCCTTCTCTCAGGACTTTCCAGCAACCACACCAATACCTGTCTCATGCTTCCCAAATCCAAGGAGCCGCCAAACCGATTCCACTAACAACCAGCAAGCTAGCTGGACTTCCTTTGCCAGTGCACTTGGAGCTGTAATGTCAGGTGGCACTGATGTAACGGCCTCCTG from Phocoena phocoena chromosome X, mPhoPho1.1, whole genome shotgun sequence encodes the following:
- the LOC136143091 gene encoding nuclear RNA export factor 2-like, which encodes MGESTQDGTPGSWFRVTIPHGIKYDRTWLMSSIQRQCSVPFTPVDFHFVKNEARFFVQEASTASALMDVSYKIRDEESQEVCIPVFVRPSAVPYSVRYKLKPEEMEQLKLTLIKRFDVSKLALDLQRLYVDPDLVGYDIDIILNRRSCMTATLQVIEKYFPELLSLNLSSNKLYQLDGLSDIIQMAPTVKILNLSKNELTSMQELSKMRGLKLEELWLQGNPLCDTFPDQSTYVRAIRECFPKLLRLDGQELPSPVTVDVDTPYIVKLCKGSYFGSDELKSLVLQFLKKYYLIHDYGDRQVLAGAYHEEACFSLTIPFHPKDQAPSSLCEYFKDSRNMKKLKDPYLRVQLLKHTKRVIVHTLCVLPKTQHAFSSFVVDTWFQTETMLCFSVCGVFKAVEGSSKGCVRSFTRTFIATPARDCSLCIVNDELFVRDADPSKIQSVFSIPLPTPTSSSMHPLSQQQQDIMQASSTPSEVNC